The following nucleotide sequence is from Firmicutes bacterium ASF500.
ACAGAGCGGCCTCTCCCCGCTCAAACTTGAACATAGTGGTAAAGATGATTCCGTTGGCCTCCCGGCCCTCCAGCAAAGACTTTAAGTGCTCCTTGCTCTCCGCCTGGACCGGCGTCTGGCGGAGAAACTCCGCGCACCGGGCAAACTGGGTGTAGAGTTGGTCGTCCAGGTCGATGCGGTCGGTCATGACCACAATGGTGGGGCTGTCCAGCGCCTCCTGCAAAAGATGAGCGTAGAATACCATGGACAGCGACTTGCCGCTGCCCTGGGTGTGCCAGAACACGCCGCCCCGGCCGTCGGTAGTGGTGGCGGTCACTGCCTTTTCCACCGCCTTGCGGACAGCGAAGTACTGGTGATAGCCGGCCAGAATCTTGACGGGCCTCTGTGCGTCGCCGGAAAACAGGATGAAATTCTTCAAAATGTCCAGCAGCCGCTCCCGCTGGAACATCCCCTCGTAGAAGGTATCGAACTGGGCGTAGGCGGTATTCTCATAGCGCCCGTCCCTGGTTTTCCACTCCATAAAGCGGTCCAGACCGGAGGTGATGGTACCCGCCCGGTTGGCGGACAGGTCGCTGATGACGCAGATGGCGTTGTAGATAAACAGGGAGGGGATGTCCTGCATGTAGTTGCGCAGCTGGTTGTAGGCGTTCTCCACCCCCGCTTCCTCCTGGGAGGGGCTTTTCAGCTCCATCACCACCAGGGGCAGACCGTTGAGAAACAGAATCACGTCCGGGCGGCGGGTGCTGCCGTTTTCCACGTATGTATACTGATTCACCACATAGAAGGCGTTGTTTTCCGGGCACTGGTAGTCTACCAGACGGACCAGGGCGGAGCGCTCCTCCCCCTTGGCGAAATACTTCACCTCTACGCCGTTTTGAAGATACCCTGTAAAAGTCCGGTTCTTCTCCACCAGACTGCCGCCGTCAAAGTTTTTCAGCTTTGATATGGCCTCGTGGATGGCCTCCGGGGGCAGGTCCCGGTTCAGGCGCACCAGGCTGTCCAGCAGCACCGAGTCCAGCAGGGGAGAGGTGTAGTCCGTCCGGTTCAGGTCGGGGGCGTAGACGTGGGTGTAGCCCATTTGGGTGAAGAGCTCGATGACGGCGGCTTCATAGGTGGGTTCGGTGAAATAGGCGGACATAAAATCACCTCACTAATCATTGGTAATATCGCAATATATTTTGTGCAAACTTTAACAGTTCTCGCTCAATATTTAGGGCACGCATAGCACATGTTAATTCATTTTGCAATGCAATATTTTTAATCTGCAACTTAATCAAAGTTATCTCTTCCGGTCTAATATAACCAGATATAATATCCAACACAGAGCAAACGTAATTTATCCAGTTATCCAATTCTTGTTGGCTAATATCGTAGTTATTCCTTGTCGGGTCATAGATATTATATGGCTGAGTTTTCTTTACTGGAGATGAATCAGCCAATTTCATTAATGTATCAAGTAAAAATTGCTTATTTTGATAATTCTGATTGTTCATATAGTAATTCATCATTTTTCTTCACCACCGTTCATTTTTGCGGACATTTCAGATAGCATACTGTCTATCTTCTCCGCTCTTTGCTCCAATGTTAATGCAACGCTTTCATCATTTATTTGTTTTGCCGCTTTTTCTATTTTGTGTTTGAGGAGTTTTCCTTCCTTTATCTCTATATCATAAAAGAATAGTAATATATCTGCAATCCAAACTAAAAATAAGATATTATTCCCATCAAATTGGGAAAAAAACTGCATTGAAACACATATTGCCCAATTCATAAAAATATACCTTGTAAGTATACCCAACAAAAGAATATGAACGATTGTGTTTATTCTTTCCCATAAAAAGCACATTGCACGATAATACCATTTTGATTTGTTTTTCATAATAGCAAAATCGCCTTTCCATTTTATATTTCAATCTCTCCAGCCATCAGTTTTGGCAATAAAGAATTTCTAAGAGTTTTCAATCTACAAATTTCTTCATAGTTTGTGCGAATCAGGTTATCTATTGGATAAACAAGATTTTCAAATTGAACGATTTTATCAGCGGCAGGAATTTTAATCGGCATTGCATTAAGCGCATTCCTGTTAATAGAGCCAAAAACCGTACCCTCACCATTGAAAACATCAAGCTGAGGTTTCAATGCAAACATCGTATATAGGAGAAATGATTCATTTCCGTTCTTGCTATGGATTGCCCCTAAACCTCGCCCAATACAGCATTGCTCATAAGCCACATTGAGGTCACCAACGGGTGCCCGAACACTAAGCAAAATATCCCCTTGTTGGGCAATTCGTTTCGGTTCAGTAGTGAATAGCCGCCTGGTAGGAAAGCGAAACCCAAATTCGGCACGCCCTTGATAAAAAACTTCTCCTACTCCATTTTCATTGTAACTGTTACCGTTTGGAGATTGCCCCATAGTTATAGTGGCGATGTCGCTAAGAATCCCCGGGGTAGTAGGTAGTTCTATATTATCTACAAACATAGCGGTATATAGCGCCTGTGCCTGCCGCTCCAAATTTTCGTTGATCCGCTGGTTCAGTTTGATTTTATCATCTAATGTGTACAATATGCTTGAAATTGTCCTTTGAACCTCTAATTCTGGAAGTGGAAAAGAATAGTTCCGCATGGTTTTTAATGAGATATGCTTAATTGTAGAACCTGTAGACATAGAGCGTATATAGCTCTTAAAATGCGGGGTTTGAAGTTGATAATAAATATAGTCTACATCAACATCACTACTCACTGTAATATAGCAAGCGCCTTTTCCAAGTACACATTTTTCACCCCTATAACGTGCAATATTACCTATTGTTCCATCAATTGAGTACAATATTGTGCGCTCTGTAAGAGGAACACCATACTGGCAATATTCTTCATATGTAGTTCGTTTCCCTTTGTCCTTTTCAACGATGTAACCATTTTCTAAATTTGTAGCATTTACAAAAAGATACTCTCCGTTTATAACAAATTCAGGGGCCTTGTGGAGACCGTCACTCAAATCGTCCGATATTTCGGCCAACGTAACCATCCGAAAGTTATATCTCATACCCAATCTCCCCCAGCCGCTCCCGAATCTCCTTCTCCAGTTCGTGGGACTTCTCGAACAGCCCTGACAGCTCCGCCGTCAGCCGCCCCATCTTCTCATCAAAGGGCTCACCGTCGTCCTCCTGCTCCTCAATGCCCACATACCGCCCCGGGGTGAGGATGTAGTCCTGCCGGGCGATCTCCTCCGTACCCGCTACGGCGCAGAAACCCTTGACCTCCTCCAGCGTCCCGTCCGCAAAGGCGTTATATGTGTCCGCGATTTTCTGGATATCCTCCTCAGTCAGCTCACGCAGCTTGCGGGTGACCATGGTGCCCATCTTCCGGGCGTCAATAAACAGGGTTTTGCCCTTCTGCTTTTTGTCCTTGGAGAGGAACCACAGGGAGACCGGGATCTGGGTGGTGTAGAACAGCTGGGTGGGCATGGCGACGATGCAGTCCACCAGGTCGGCCTCGATGATATTCTTACGGATTTCCCCCTCGTCGCCAGACTGGGAGGACAGGGAGCCGTTGGCCAGAACCATGCCGATCCGCCCGCCGGGGGCCAGGTGGTAGATCATGTGCTGGAGCCAGGCGAAGTTGGCGTTGCCCGCCGGGGGCTTCCCGTACTGCCACCGGGGGTCATCCCCCAGCTTGTCCGCCCCCCAGTCGGAGAGGTTGAAGGGGGGATTGGCCATCACAAAATTGGCCCGCAGGGTGGGGTGGCAGTCGTTGAAGAAGGTGTCGGCATTGAAGCGGCCCAAGTCGGCGTCGATGCCCCGGATCGCCAGGTTCATCTGGGCTAATTTCCAGGTGGTGGGGTTGGAATCCTGGCCATAGACCGAAATCTGGTTGATATTTCCACTGTGGTTTTCAATAAACCGCATGGACTGGACGAACATGCCGCCGCTGCCGCAGCAGGGGTCATAGACCCGCCCATTGAAGGGCTGGAGCACCTCTACCAGCGTTTTTACCACACATTCCGGTGTGAAAAACTCTCCGGCCAGTTTCCCCTCCTGTTCAGCAAACTTTCGCAGACAATATTGGTAGGCATTCCCCAAAATGTCCTTGCTGCTTCCTCGCTCAATCATCTTGATA
It contains:
- the hsdR_2 gene encoding Type-1 restriction enzyme R protein encodes the protein MSAYFTEPTYEAAVIELFTQMGYTHVYAPDLNRTDYTSPLLDSVLLDSLVRLNRDLPPEAIHEAISKLKNFDGGSLVEKNRTFTGYLQNGVEVKYFAKGEERSALVRLVDYQCPENNAFYVVNQYTYVENGSTRRPDVILFLNGLPLVVMELKSPSQEEAGVENAYNQLRNYMQDIPSLFIYNAICVISDLSANRAGTITSGLDRFMEWKTRDGRYENTAYAQFDTFYEGMFQRERLLDILKNFILFSGDAQRPVKILAGYHQYFAVRKAVEKAVTATTTDGRGGVFWHTQGSGKSLSMVFYAHLLQEALDSPTIVVMTDRIDLDDQLYTQFARCAEFLRQTPVQAESKEHLKSLLEGREANGIIFTTMFKFERGEAALSTRRNIVVMADEAHRGQYGFDEKVVYSENDQGEQEARVVVGNARIIREALPNATFIGFTGTPVSAKDRNTREVFGDYIDVYDMTQAVEDGATRPVYYESRVIHLKLDQNTLNLIDATYDVLEQQSNTATIEKSQKMLGQMESVLGADPTIQSLCEDIVAHYENYRANLLTGKAMIVAYSRPIAMKIYRKLLELRPGWIEKIGVVMTSGNNDPEEWKTVIGTKSHKEELARKFKDNDDPMKIAIVVDMWLTGFDVPSLATMYIYKPMINSY
- a CDS encoding putative type I restriction enzymeP M protein gives rise to the protein MASQNTGSIGFEKQIWDAACVLRGNMDASEYKTVVLGLIFLKYISDRFEEKYQKLVEEGEGFEEDVDEYTSEGIFFVPANARWSVISKAAHTQSVGIAIDDAMRSIEKENPRLKDILPKNFARPELDKRRLGDVVDLFTNIKMIERGSSKDILGNAYQYCLRKFAEQEGKLAGEFFTPECVVKTLVEVLQPFNGRVYDPCCGSGGMFVQSMRFIENHSGNINQISVYGQDSNPTTWKLAQMNLAIRGIDADLGRFNADTFFNDCHPTLRANFVMANPPFNLSDWGADKLGDDPRWQYGKPPAGNANFAWLQHMIYHLAPGGRIGMVLANGSLSSQSGDEGEIRKNIIEADLVDCIVAMPTQLFYTTQIPVSLWFLSKDKKQKGKTLFIDARKMGTMVTRKLRELTEEDIQKIADTYNAFADGTLEEVKGFCAVAGTEEIARQDYILTPGRYVGIEEQEDDGEPFDEKMGRLTAELSGLFEKSHELEKEIRERLGEIGYEI